The window ATTCCCTTGATATCTATTTAATAATATGGGGGATACGTTTTCATGAGCCTGGCTATTTCACCGGATTTTTTCATCTGTATAAGCGCCTGGTCAAATTCAGCTTTGAACACTTTAAGTACAGCTTGTTTCTGTTTGGAAAAACCGTAGTAACAATAGTTGACTGAAAGTTCCGGAAGAATAACCGTGGGATACTCATTTTCACGAAGACCAAGGCGCTGAAAAGCTTTGTAGGCTTCTCTTTTCTGGGTGGGAACAAGGTCAACCCGTCCGGAGATCAGTTTTAAAAAACAAAGATCAAGGTTTGGGGCATAATCAATGGTCAATTGGGACTTTTCCTTTTCAAAGGCTTCTCCCAGGCTCCATCCCCGGACTTTCCCAATGTGCAGATTTTCAATGGATTCAAAAGTACCATCCCATGTAGTATGGCTGCCGGGCCTGATAAAAAAAAATGATTTATCTTCAAAAAAAGGAATTTCTGAAAAGTCCATCCATGTCTCCCTTTCCGGGGTTTTGAAAGGGACAAGGAGTACATCTGCTTCGCCTGTTTTGACCAAAGCCTGGGCCCTGGCCCAGGGATACATCTCAAAGGTCGGGGTATGGCCCAGGCGCTTGCAGATAATTCGGACAATGTCGATGCTGATGCCGCCAAGGCTTTTATCCGGCAGTTCTTCGGACAAAACGGGGAAATTACTGCCTACGAACAGATAGTTTGCAGCGTTCACACCAGAGGCCCACAGCAGGATTATGAGAAACAGGAAACATGCTGCTTTTTTGGGGGATATATTCATGATTTCACCTTTTCATAATTATCAAACAGGCTCTAAAATGTTAGGAATCCATAAAGTATTCCGGGTTACGTACCCTGATCTCATCAAGCGTAGACAAGGCATCTGGAAAATCAAAATTTTCAATCTGATGCTTCAAATCCGCCACCTCTTCACTGCCGATAGATGTTTCCATGGTGGCGGAAAGCTGTTCCCAGATTTTATACGCTCTCATATCGTTTTGCTTTAAAAATTCAAGCAACTGACCCAGCATTGATTTGATGTGGGCCGGATCAACAATATCCGGAGCAGCGGAAAAAGAGGTTTGCATGGCCTGAATTTCCCCGCACACTGCCGTTAGTTCCTGCTTTAAAGCACCAAGGCACTCATTGAGTGCCTGCGATCCGGCGTTGTTGCGCACAAGGGTCTCGCAGGAGGCTGCAATGGCCTGCAGTTCAAGCATACCAAGGGTACCTGCCGAGCTTTTCAGGGAATGAGCCATAATACGTGCCGACTCCATATCCTTATCCTGAAGTGCATTTTCAATGCGTGTGGCAAAATCTGCCTGCTGCACAAGAAATTTGTTGAGCATTTTTTGATAGCTCTCTTTTTTCTTCACATATTTTAAGCCGGTGGCCTGATCAATATGGCTGGGAACATGATTGTGAACAGACGCTCCTTTTTCCGGATGCGAATTCCCAAGCAGGGCCGTCTCAAGAATTGGATCTTCTATCCCGTCACTGCCGGGGATCCATCGGGACAGGACCGCATGCAGTTGCCCGGGCTCAAAGGGTTTTGCAACAAAGCCGTTCATACCCGTCTCCAGGCAGCGCCGGCGGTCTTCTTCAAATACATTGGCGGTTAACGCCACAATGGGAACGCGTGTCCCGTTGGGCATGGTTCTAATTTTCTGAGTGGCTTCCAGGCCGTCCATGACCGGCATCTGCATGTCCATCAGAATCAGGTCGTATTGATGGGCATCAACTTTTTTGCAGGCTGCACGTCCGTTAAAGGCCGTATCCACAGACAGTCCAAACTGTTCAAGAATATCTTTGGCCACCTCCTGGTTGATTTCATTGTCTTCTACCAGCAGGATCCGGGCGTTTTCCCGCAGTTTTGTCAGCTTTTCGCCGATTTCAACTTTGAGGTCTGCGGGGTCGCCGATTTTCAATTCTGCGGTAAACCAGAATGTGCTGCCCTTTCCCAGTTCGCTGTCAACGCCTGCGTCTCCGCCCATCATGCGCGCCAGCTGCCTGGAGATGGCCAACCCCAAGCCTGTACCGCCATATTTGCGGGTTGTCATGGAATCTGCCTGTACAAATGAATCAAACACTGTGTTTTTCTGCACATCACTGATGCCGATACCTGTATCCTGGACTTCAAAGCGCAATTTTACGGCCCGGGAATTTTTTTGAACAACAATGGCATTCAACGTGATCCGGCCTTGTTCGGTAAACTTCACGGAATTGGCAAGATAGTTGACCAGTATCTGCCGAAGGCGCAGGGGGTCTCCGATCACAGGCAGCTTATCCAGTTCAGGATTATTATTTACGACCAGCTGAAGTCCTTTATGGGAAATGGGGTCCTGTATCATGCTGCAGACATTATCAATGACGGCGGACGTTAAAAAAGTGGTGTTTTCCAATATTAAAGCCTCCTGTTCGATCTTTGACAGATCCAGTATGTCATTGATGATCCCCAGCAGATGTTTTCCGGAGCGGATGATTTTGAAAAGCATTTCCTGGGGCTCCGTATCACTGATCTGCCCGCGGACCAGGTGGGCAAACCCGATAATGGCATTCATCGGGGTCCTGATTTCATGGCTCATATTGGCAAGGAATGTGCTTTTTGCCCGGTTGGCGGCTTCGGCCTGGAGTTTGGCGGTCTCAAGTTCCTGGGTCCTTGATTTCACCAGTTCTTCAAGGTGACGGCGATGGTCGTTCAGCTCCCTTTCGATCTGTTTCTTTTCGGTGATGTCCTCTTTAATCGCGACAAAATGGGTCACCTTTCCCCCTTTGTCACGCAACGGTGTAATGACAGTAGATTCAAAGTATTTTTCACCGTTTTTACGCATGTTTATAAATTCGCCGCTCCATGGCCTTCCCTGCTTCAGTGTGCCCCACAATTGAGCATATGTTTCTTTAGATGTTTCGCCGGATTTAAGAATGCGCGGATTTTTTCCAATCACATCATCCCTGGAATATCCGGTGATCTCTGTGAATCGATGATTGACGTAATC is drawn from uncultured Desulfobacter sp. and contains these coding sequences:
- a CDS encoding transporter substrate-binding domain-containing protein — translated: MNISPKKAACFLFLIILLWASGVNAANYLFVGSNFPVLSEELPDKSLGGISIDIVRIICKRLGHTPTFEMYPWARAQALVKTGEADVLLVPFKTPERETWMDFSEIPFFEDKSFFFIRPGSHTTWDGTFESIENLHIGKVRGWSLGEAFEKEKSQLTIDYAPNLDLCFLKLISGRVDLVPTQKREAYKAFQRLGLRENEYPTVILPELSVNYCYYGFSKQKQAVLKVFKAEFDQALIQMKKSGEIARLMKTYPPYY
- a CDS encoding PAS domain S-box protein, which codes for MQKIADQRLEALGNNIPGGFFFRFTLSSNETGGVSYISQGIQKLFNYSPGQILDDPSLLLSHMDKESKSLFHTVLAHSSENLSTITEEFKFNLDNNRVLWMQFNINPVRDSDGTIVWDGVGIDITDHKKAEYNLRQSEARFRKIFRETRSPVFLMEDKQFIDANRAALELLGYETLEDLRGITPGQISPKYQPDGKLSKQKVEEVLGIAFAQGSHRFEWEHLKKDGTHFFVEVTLTPIGFDGRQFIHISWTDITVRKHMESRLKEFEAIVNSSDDAIVSKTVYGTVLSWNRGAEKIFGFKADEIIGRPIKQLFPHDLWGQEQQIREKIKQGINIDHFETRRLRKDGAIIDVSVTISPIYDKDGVVWAASKIARDITEKKQIAASLEEQRLQLKTLVEAIPDLVWLKDNNGVYLFCNRRFEAFFGEKTEKIVGKTDYDFLDKEVADAFRQRDRAAMQAGQATMNEEWITYASDGHQELLETIKTPLKNDKNETIGVLGIGHDITVRTRNEEHLSKLSLAVEQSANAVVITDRNSIIDYVNHRFTEITGYSRDDVIGKNPRILKSGETSKETYAQLWGTLKQGRPWSGEFINMRKNGEKYFESTVITPLRDKGGKVTHFVAIKEDITEKKQIERELNDHRRHLEELVKSRTQELETAKLQAEAANRAKSTFLANMSHEIRTPMNAIIGFAHLVRGQISDTEPQEMLFKIIRSGKHLLGIINDILDLSKIEQEALILENTTFLTSAVIDNVCSMIQDPISHKGLQLVVNNNPELDKLPVIGDPLRLRQILVNYLANSVKFTEQGRITLNAIVVQKNSRAVKLRFEVQDTGIGISDVQKNTVFDSFVQADSMTTRKYGGTGLGLAISRQLARMMGGDAGVDSELGKGSTFWFTAELKIGDPADLKVEIGEKLTKLRENARILLVEDNEINQEVAKDILEQFGLSVDTAFNGRAACKKVDAHQYDLILMDMQMPVMDGLEATQKIRTMPNGTRVPIVALTANVFEEDRRRCLETGMNGFVAKPFEPGQLHAVLSRWIPGSDGIEDPILETALLGNSHPEKGASVHNHVPSHIDQATGLKYVKKKESYQKMLNKFLVQQADFATRIENALQDKDMESARIMAHSLKSSAGTLGMLELQAIAASCETLVRNNAGSQALNECLGALKQELTAVCGEIQAMQTSFSAAPDIVDPAHIKSMLGQLLEFLKQNDMRAYKIWEQLSATMETSIGSEEVADLKHQIENFDFPDALSTLDEIRVRNPEYFMDS